A window of the Capricornis sumatraensis isolate serow.1 chromosome 9, serow.2, whole genome shotgun sequence genome harbors these coding sequences:
- the NOP16 gene encoding nucleolar protein 16 isoform X2, protein MPKAKGKTRRQKFGYNVNRKRLNRNARRKAAPRIECSHIRHAWDQTKSVRQNLAEMGLAMDPNRAVPLLKRKTWRQKPAFQKRKEIHCHEISLTMFATWWRTMGRTIRLWPGTRRITIKIPQNRFGIRSTSTSVFTQQSGKPSLILCKRIKWRLSDWFMPAPG, encoded by the exons ATGCCCAAAGCCAAGGGAAAGACTCGGAGGCAGAAGTTCGGTTATAATGTTAACCGGAAGCGTCTGAACCGGAATGCTCGACGGAAGGCAGCGCCGCGGATCGAATG CTCACACATCCGACATGCCTGGGACCAGACCAAATCGGTGCGGCAGAACCTGGCCGAGATGGGTTTGGCTATGGACCCCAACAGGGCAGTGCCCCTTCTTAAGAGAAAG ACCTGGAGGCAGAAGCCAGCCttccagaaaagaaaggaaatacactGTCACGAGATCTCATTGACTATGTTCGCTACATGGTGGAGAACCATGGGGAGAACTATAAG GCTATGGCCCGGGACGAGAAGAATTACTATCAAGATACCCCAAAACAGATTCGGAATAAGATCAACATCTACAAGCGTTTTTACCCAGCAGAGTGGCAAGCCTTCACTGATTctttgcaaaagaataaaatggaggTTGAGTGACTGGTTTATGCCTGCCCCAGGTTGA
- the NOP16 gene encoding nucleolar protein 16 isoform X1, which yields MPKAKGKTRRQKFGYNVNRKRLNRNARRKAAPRIECSHIRHAWDQTKSVRQNLAEMGLAMDPNRAVPLLKRKVKAMEVDVEERPKELVRKPYVLNDLEAEASLPEKKGNTLSRDLIDYVRYMVENHGENYKAMARDEKNYYQDTPKQIRNKINIYKRFYPAEWQAFTDSLQKNKMEVE from the exons ATGCCCAAAGCCAAGGGAAAGACTCGGAGGCAGAAGTTCGGTTATAATGTTAACCGGAAGCGTCTGAACCGGAATGCTCGACGGAAGGCAGCGCCGCGGATCGAATG CTCACACATCCGACATGCCTGGGACCAGACCAAATCGGTGCGGCAGAACCTGGCCGAGATGGGTTTGGCTATGGACCCCAACAGGGCAGTGCCCCTTCTTAAGAGAAAG GTAAAGGCCATGGAAGTGGATGTAGAGGAGAGGCCTAAGGAGCTTGTGCGGAAGCCTTATGTGCTTAATG ACCTGGAGGCAGAAGCCAGCCttccagaaaagaaaggaaatacactGTCACGAGATCTCATTGACTATGTTCGCTACATGGTGGAGAACCATGGGGAGAACTATAAG GCTATGGCCCGGGACGAGAAGAATTACTATCAAGATACCCCAAAACAGATTCGGAATAAGATCAACATCTACAAGCGTTTTTACCCAGCAGAGTGGCAAGCCTTCACTGATTctttgcaaaagaataaaatggaggTTGAGTGA